In Cupriavidus taiwanensis, the following proteins share a genomic window:
- a CDS encoding RidA family protein — MSQTSVYDTLARLGIELPAVSAPAAAYVMAAQTGNTVFLSGHIARKDGKVWTGKLGQEIDTETGKAAARAVAIDLLATLHAHVGDLNRVTRIVKVMSLVNSTTDFTEQHLVTNGASELLAEVFGDKGKHARSAFGVAQVPLGACVEIELIAEVQG; from the coding sequence ATGTCCCAAACCTCGGTCTACGATACCCTTGCCCGCCTCGGCATCGAACTGCCGGCCGTCAGCGCCCCCGCCGCCGCCTACGTGATGGCCGCGCAGACCGGCAACACCGTGTTCCTGTCCGGCCATATCGCGCGCAAGGACGGCAAGGTCTGGACCGGCAAGCTGGGCCAGGAGATCGACACCGAAACCGGCAAGGCCGCCGCCCGCGCCGTCGCCATCGACCTGCTGGCGACGCTGCATGCGCATGTCGGCGACCTGAACCGCGTCACCCGCATCGTCAAGGTGATGAGCCTGGTCAATTCGACCACCGACTTCACCGAGCAGCACCTGGTCACCAACGGCGCCTCCGAGCTGCTGGCCGAGGTCTTCGGCGACAAGGGCAAGCACGCGCGCAGCGCGTTCGGCGTGGCGCAGGTGCCGCTGGGCGCGTGCGTCGAGATCGAACTGATCGCCGAAGTGCAGGGCTGA
- a CDS encoding DMT family transporter, producing the protein MLLGLVGVAIFSQTLPFTRMAVAELDPIFVALARAVLAALLALALLAWRGALRAGRRPRGGQWTRLAVTALGVVAGFPLFSSLAMREVPASHGAIVIGLLPLATAVFAAWFGRERPSPAFWLSAVAGSALVVGFAAWQGAGGLQHADWFLFGAVLLGALGYAEGGKLSRELGGLETISWALVVSLPVLVPVVAWLTLRDLPAIAAASPRAWGGMAYVSVFSMFVGFLFWYAGLAKGGVARVGQIQLLQPFLTLAGGALILSEPLDAATIAFAVAVIAVVALGRRAAVQQSAPAPEPSPILPGRIH; encoded by the coding sequence ATGCTGCTGGGCCTGGTCGGCGTGGCGATCTTCAGCCAGACCCTGCCGTTCACGCGCATGGCGGTGGCCGAACTGGACCCGATCTTCGTCGCGCTGGCGCGGGCCGTGCTGGCCGCGCTGCTGGCGCTGGCGCTGCTGGCCTGGCGCGGCGCGCTGCGCGCGGGCCGGCGCCCGCGCGGCGGGCAATGGACGCGGCTGGCCGTGACCGCGCTGGGCGTGGTGGCGGGCTTTCCGCTGTTTTCCTCGCTGGCCATGCGCGAGGTGCCGGCCAGCCACGGCGCCATCGTGATCGGGCTGCTGCCGCTGGCCACCGCGGTGTTCGCCGCGTGGTTCGGGCGCGAGCGGCCGTCGCCGGCGTTCTGGCTGTCGGCCGTGGCCGGCAGCGCGCTGGTGGTCGGCTTTGCCGCGTGGCAGGGGGCCGGCGGCCTGCAGCATGCCGACTGGTTCCTGTTCGGCGCGGTGCTGCTGGGCGCGCTGGGCTATGCCGAGGGCGGCAAGCTGTCGCGCGAGCTGGGCGGGCTGGAAACCATCAGCTGGGCGCTGGTGGTATCGCTGCCGGTGCTGGTGCCGGTGGTGGCCTGGCTGACGCTGCGCGACCTGCCGGCGATCGCCGCGGCGTCGCCGCGGGCGTGGGGCGGCATGGCCTATGTTTCGGTGTTCTCGATGTTCGTGGGCTTCCTTTTCTGGTACGCCGGCCTGGCAAAAGGCGGCGTGGCCCGCGTCGGCCAGATACAATTGCTGCAGCCGTTCCTGACGCTGGCGGGCGGCGCGCTGATCCTGTCCGAGCCGCTCGACGCTGCCACCATCGCCTTCGCGGTGGCGGTGATTGCCGTCGTGGCCCTGGGCCGCCGCGCCGCCGTGCAGCAATCCGCACCTGCCCCGGAACCCTCACCGATCCTTCCCGGACGCATTCACTGA
- a CDS encoding LysE family translocator yields MTTSTLFSGLLTGLSTAQFAALLTLLTVGLFTPGPNTTIAAVSGANFGLRATLPHCVGVAFGFASILALCALGVGALVLGQPALAAAVHAAGVAYLLWLAWKIARSTALAEKQVLRPLSVWQSAALQYANIKAWMLALAVAASYMAGAASPVRRVLLVCGVFGVLGFVSNGVYGAVGASLRQWLQHGQRVRWFNRAMGAALALTALWIAVGARPGVPAAA; encoded by the coding sequence ATGACGACTTCCACACTGTTCAGCGGCCTGCTCACCGGCCTGAGCACGGCACAGTTCGCGGCGCTGCTGACGCTGCTGACGGTCGGCCTGTTCACACCCGGACCCAACACCACCATCGCCGCGGTGAGCGGGGCCAACTTCGGCCTGCGCGCGACGCTGCCGCATTGCGTCGGCGTCGCCTTTGGCTTTGCCAGCATCCTGGCGCTGTGCGCGCTGGGCGTGGGTGCGCTGGTGCTGGGCCAGCCCGCGCTGGCCGCCGCGGTGCACGCGGCCGGCGTCGCCTACCTGCTGTGGCTGGCGTGGAAGATCGCGCGCAGCACCGCGCTGGCCGAAAAGCAGGTGCTGCGCCCGCTCAGCGTGTGGCAATCGGCGGCGCTGCAGTACGCCAATATCAAGGCGTGGATGCTGGCGCTGGCGGTGGCGGCCTCGTACATGGCGGGCGCGGCGTCGCCGGTGCGGCGCGTGCTGCTGGTGTGCGGCGTGTTTGGCGTACTGGGCTTCGTCAGCAACGGCGTCTATGGCGCGGTGGGCGCGTCGCTGCGGCAGTGGCTGCAGCACGGCCAGCGCGTGCGCTGGTTCAACCGCGCCATGGGCGCGGCGCTGGCGCTGACGGCGCTGTGGATTGCGGTCGGGGCCCGCCCCGGCGTGCCCGCGGCAGCCTGA
- a CDS encoding VOC family protein, whose translation MKLALDHLIVAAPDLGTGTDYVAGVLGIAPQGGGAHAAMGTHNRVLGLFGGIYLEVIAIDPAAAAPARPRWFGLDSEAVQQRLRDGPFLLHWAARVERPADISRWQAQYPERIAPVIPMNRGSLQWRITVPADGSLPAWPGEAGSAGDGALPSLIQWDVTPAPGASLPRQDLALRRLSARHPRAELLRQGLAWLGADHLLAVEQDDGPPGLIAEIETAQGIRTLR comes from the coding sequence ATGAAGCTAGCCCTCGATCACCTCATCGTTGCCGCCCCCGACCTCGGCACCGGCACCGACTACGTTGCCGGCGTGCTGGGCATTGCGCCCCAGGGCGGCGGCGCGCATGCGGCCATGGGCACGCACAACCGCGTGCTGGGCCTGTTCGGCGGCATCTACCTGGAAGTGATCGCGATCGATCCGGCCGCCGCCGCGCCGGCACGGCCGCGCTGGTTCGGCCTGGACAGCGAAGCGGTACAGCAGCGCCTGCGCGATGGCCCGTTCCTGCTGCACTGGGCCGCGCGCGTGGAACGGCCCGCCGACATTAGCCGCTGGCAGGCCCAGTATCCCGAACGCATCGCCCCGGTGATCCCGATGAACCGCGGCAGCCTGCAGTGGCGCATCACCGTACCCGCCGACGGCAGCCTGCCGGCCTGGCCGGGCGAAGCCGGCAGCGCCGGCGACGGCGCGCTGCCCAGCCTGATCCAGTGGGACGTGACCCCTGCCCCCGGCGCCAGCCTGCCGCGGCAGGACCTGGCGCTGCGCCGGCTGTCCGCGCGCCACCCGCGTGCCGAGCTGCTGCGCCAGGGGCTGGCATGGCTGGGCGCCGACCACCTGCTCGCAGTGGAGCAGGACGACGGCCCGCCCGGACTGATTGCCGAGATCGAAACCGCGCAGGGCATCCGCACCCTGCGCTAG
- a CDS encoding alanyl-tRNA editing protein — protein sequence MSATRKRFDEDPYLDHCAATVVAASAEGIELDETVCYARSGGQAGDTATLTLADGRTVAIVDTVYADDRRRILHVPAAEAPLPRAGERVTVAIDWDRRHRLMRLHTCLHLLGSLIPVPVTGCGISPDSARIDFDLPESTLDKADLSERLNALIRANTAVRTTLITPQELAAQPDLVRTIGAAPPAGTASIRIIEIPGVDRQPCGGTHVANTGEIGAVVVTKIEKKSRTNRRVAVALA from the coding sequence ATGTCCGCCACCCGCAAGCGTTTCGACGAAGACCCGTACCTCGACCACTGCGCCGCCACCGTGGTGGCCGCCAGCGCCGAGGGCATCGAGCTCGACGAGACCGTGTGCTACGCGCGTAGCGGGGGCCAGGCCGGCGACACCGCCACGCTGACGCTGGCCGACGGGCGCACCGTGGCCATCGTCGACACGGTCTACGCCGACGACCGCCGCCGCATCCTGCATGTGCCGGCCGCCGAGGCGCCGCTGCCGCGCGCCGGCGAGCGCGTCACCGTGGCGATCGACTGGGACCGCCGCCACCGGCTGATGCGCCTGCACACCTGCCTGCACCTGCTGGGCTCGCTGATCCCGGTGCCCGTGACCGGCTGCGGCATCTCGCCGGACAGCGCGCGCATCGACTTCGACCTGCCCGAATCCACGCTCGACAAGGCCGACCTGAGCGAGCGCCTGAACGCGCTGATCCGCGCCAACACCGCGGTGCGCACCACCCTGATCACGCCGCAGGAACTGGCCGCGCAGCCCGACCTGGTGCGCACCATCGGCGCCGCGCCGCCGGCGGGCACGGCCAGCATCCGCATCATCGAGATCCCCGGGGTCGACCGCCAGCCGTGCGGCGGCACGCACGTGGCCAACACCGGCGAGATCGGCGCGGTGGTGGTGACGAAGATCGAAAAGAAGAGCCGCACCAACCGGCGCGTGGCGGTGGCGTTGGCATGA